Proteins encoded in a region of the Planococcus citri chromosome 1, ihPlaCitr1.1, whole genome shotgun sequence genome:
- the LOC135833210 gene encoding uncharacterized protein LOC135833210, with amino-acid sequence MKLISCIIITLIVGNRAAIQYPENPRKVNNTSITAAGKSTVPTPQPTGLSNSKVSSANGQQTSAQKSNSESPSNEKLQSGASDVELILNQNTTHGVKGEALSPGNSTVEKAALRSISITEEKNSFSSSVWIYITLGVLCVAVFNVYIFWYRKRAATYSFQPTGAAQR; translated from the exons ATGAAGCTCATCAGTTGCATTATAATAACTTTAATCGTCGG AAATCGAGCCGCGATACAATACCCTGAAAATCCACGCAAAGTCAACAATACTTCAATAACAGCAGCAGGG aaaagtaCAGTTCCCACGCCACAACCGACTGGTCTGTCAAATTCGAAAGTATCAAGTGCAAATGGACAGCAAACCAGTGCCCAAAAATCCAACAGCGAAAGTCCCAGCAATGAAAAACTTCAGTCTGGGGCctcag acgTGGAATTGATACTAAATCAAAACACGACACATGGCGTTAAAGGCGAAGCCCTTTCTCCGGGTAATTCAACCGTTGAAAAGGCAGCCCTTCGATCTATTTCAATTACTG aagaaaaaaacagctTCTCATCATCAGTGTGGATCTACATCACGCTCGGGGTACTTTGCGTAGCAGTCTTCAATGTGTACATATTCTGGTACCGAAAACGAGCAGCCACTTACTCTTTCCAGCCAACAGGAGCAGCTCAACGTTAA